The Streptomyces sp. NBC_01363 region GGACGCGGAGCTGCTGGTGGCGGGGACCACCGGGGAGCCGCTGGAGGAGTCGATGCTGGTGCCCGCGCGGCCGCTGGAGATCGTGCTGCGGATCCTGAACAACATCAGGGCGTGGGCGGCGGCCCGTCCGGAGCACACGGATGTGGCGCTGTGGGCGGTGGACCTGTCACTGCTCCTCCCCTCGCATCCGGCCAGGCTGCGTTACGAGCGCGCGCAGCTGCTCGTCCAGAGCGGGCAGTTCCTGCGCGGGGCGGCGGAGATGGAGGAGTACGCGGACGTGGTCGACGGGGTCGAGCCCGCGGCGGCGGAGGCGATCCGGCGACGGGCGCGGGCGGCGCGGGCGTTGCTGAACTGAGGGCTGTCCCGGGGTCACCGCACATCCCCGCCCGCGGCGACCCTGCGCACCGTGCGCAGCAGGTACTCCTTGCGGTCGAGCGGGTCGCGGTCCGCGCGCGGCCGGTCCGGGGGCGTACCGACGACGGCCCGGTAGCAGTCGAAGCCCGATTCCAGGACCCCCTCGCCGCGCGTCAGAGCCGGAAGCTGCTGCTGGAGCTCGTGGACGCGGGCTGCCGGGATCTCGCCCTCCAGTACGTATACGGAACCGTGCGGGGCCGGTGTCCCGGGGACGGCGCGCACCTGTGCGAGTACGGGCAGGACCGGGCTGAGCAGGTCCGCGGGGAGTTCCAGGCGGAATCGGTGGATCGGCTCGTGCACCGTGGTGCCGGCCTGCTTCAGGGCGCTCATCAGGACCAGCGGGGTCAGATTGCGGAAGTCGCCCGCGGTGCTCAACGGGGCCCAGTAGCCGGAATGCGTCATGGTGACGACGCAGTCGGTGACCTGCCAGCCGCGCAGTCCCTGCCGCAGGGTCTCCGTCACGGTCTCCTCCACCGCCCTCATCAGGGAGAAGGGCATCGATCCGAGCTCCACCTCCAGCCGGTAGGTGATACCGCTGCCGACCGGGGCGGGGTCGACCCGAAGGCCGATGGTCGCCAGAAAGGGATTGCCGCTCCGGCCGATGATCTCGTGCGCCGCACCACTGCCGTTCGGCCGTTCCAGGCAAATGGTCGTGGTCTCGCGGAAGGTGACACCGATTCCGAATTCGTCGGCCAGCGTCGCCTGGATGACTTCCTTCTGCACTTCGCCGTAGAGCGAGACGGACACCTCCTTTCGGACGTCGTCCTGACGCAGGTTGATCAGCGGGTCCTGTTCGGCGAGTTGCGCGAGCGCGAAGTGCAGCTCGCCCCGGCTCGCCGGAGGGCAGGGAACCACGACCGACTCCAGCGTCGGCGGAGCGAACCAGCGGCCCGGTGCGGTCGTGTCCGGCACGCCGACCGGATCGCCGACCGGATCGCCGACCCGGATACCGCCGAGCCCCCGGAGCTTCGCGATCCGGCCCGCGCCGACCGCCGCCCCACGCACGGCCGAGCCCCGGTCGAAGACGCTGATCCCGGTCACCTTGCCCTCGGCGCGCCCGTCGCCCCGGCCGAACGGCAGCCGGTCGCGGATCCGTACCGTGCCCGAGAACATCCGGACGTACGCCGTCTTCTCGCCGCCCGGTCCGCGCTCCACCTTGAACACCGTGCCCGAGACCGGCCCGCCGGGATCGCCCCCGCTCGCGGGCAGCAGCTCCCTGACCCCGCTGACCAGGGCATCCACCCCTGCGCCGGTGATCGCCGAGCCGAAGTACACCGGATGCACCAGCGCCCGCCCGGTCTGCGCCGCCAGCTCCTCGCGCAGTCTGCTGTACGGGAGGGCCGCGGCATTCGAGACGTACGCGTCCAGCAGCGCGTCGTCGTGGTCGGCGAGCAGCTCGGTCAGCCGGTCCGTGAAGCCGGCGTCGGCGCCGGTGTAGGGCGTGCAGCGGGCATCCCGGCCGCCCGGCCGGTCGACCGAGCCCATGGCGACCACGGCCGGGGTCAGCTTCTCGGCGATGCTCCGCAGAACGGCCTCGTCCCGCGCGCCGCCGCGGTCGACCTTGTTCACGAAGACGAGCGTCGGGATGCGCAGGCGTCGCAGTGTCCGCATCAGCACGCGGGTCTGCGCCTGTACGCCCTCCACCGCGGAAATGACCAGCACGGCACCGTCGAGCACATTCAGTACCCGTTCCACCTCGGCGATGAAATCCGGGTGACCGGGGGTGTCGATCAGATTGACGGTGATGTCGTCGACGGCGAACGAGACGACGGCGGACTTGATCGTGATGCCGCGTTGCCGTTCGAGTGCCAGGGAATCGGTCTGGGTGCTGCCGTCGTCGACGCTGCCGATCTCGTCGATGACACCGGCGGTGTGGAGCAGCCGCTCGGTCAGGCTCGTCTTACCGGCGTCGACATGCGCCAGAATTCCCAGGTTCAGCGTGTACACGAAACTCCATGTCTTCAAGATCGGTGACAATTCCCGCCTGAATGAACATGAGAGTTCCTCGCATGACCCGCTCCTTCGTCGGTCGACTTCTGCGGCGAGTACAGCAGAGGGCCCGACCCCCGACAACCGATTTACCGGCCGCCGTCCCGCGCACACCTCGGCGCTGGGAAGCAAGCAGGTCAGCGGCGGCACGTCGCCGGATCACGCACGCCGCCGACGCGGATCCGGGGCCCGCACGGAGAAACCGGCAGGCCGCGGAGCTCGCCCGGCCCGGCCGGCACACCGCACGGTTCACACCAACTCCCTTTTCCCTCAAGGCCGTTCATGGGGAATGAAGGGCCGTCGCGAGGTGGGCGACGAGCGTGTCGCCGCACGGAAAGGGTCAGCAAACAGGTGAGACCCCGCAGCCCAAACCTCACGCGCCGCTGCGTGCAGTCCAACGGGTGATTATCGGCCCCACTCCACCCGAAGAGCCCACGGCATAGCTCCAATGCTGCATTTCCCGATGGCGCGGATTCGCATTCCGACTGACGGTGGATCACGTCGCCACTGCGCCACATTGAGTCGACAGCCGGTCACTCTTCGCAGTTGCGGCGGAAGGAATGTGTTCAGATGCGCTCTGCCCGCACACTGTTCGCTTCGGCCGCTGTCACAGCGGTCCTTGCCATCACCGGCCCGTCCGCCTACGCCATGGTCACGTCGGGCGACTCGGGCCACGACAACGGTTACTCGTCCTCGCACGGCGACGACCACGGAAGGTCCGACCGCGGCGGAGACCGTGGCGGCGACGAGGGCGGCCGCGGCGGCGACCGCGGCGGCGACGAGGGTGGCCGCGGCGGCGACCGCGGTGGAGACCGTGGCGGCGACCGTGGTGACGACCGCGGCGGCGACCGCGGCGACCGCCCGCGTGGCGGCGTCCACACCGGCGGCGGCTTCATGGCCCTCGTCATCGCCGGCGACGACGAGGGTGGCCGCGGTGGCGACGAGGGTGGTCGTGGCGGCGACGAGGGTGGTCGTGGCGGCGACGAAGGCGGCCGTGGCGGCGACGAAGGCGGCCGTGGCGGCGACCGCGGTGGACGCGGCGGCGACGAGGGTGGCCGTGGCGGCGACAGGCCGCGCGGCGGCGTCCACACCGGCGGCGGCTTCATGGCTCGCGTCATCGCCAGCGACGACGAGGGTGGTCGCGGTGGGGACGAGGGCGGCCGTGGCGGCGACGAGGGCGGTCGCGGTGGAGACCGTGGCGGCGACGAGGGTGGTCGCGGTGGAGACCGTGGCGGCGACGAGGGTGGCCGTGGCGGCGACCGCGGTGGCGACGAGGGTGGCCGTGGCGGCGACGAAGGTGGCCGTGGCGACCGCGGCCGTCCCAACGGCGGCGTCCACGCCGGCGGCGGCTTCATGGCATCCGTGATCACCAGGGACGACGAGGGTGGTCGCGGTGGCGACGAGGGTGGTCGTGGCGGCGACGAGGGTGGTCGTGGCGGCGACGAAGGCGGCCGCGGTGGCGACGAAGGCGGCCGCGGTGGCGACGAAGGCGGCCGCGGTGGCGACGAAGGCGGCCGCGGTGGCGACGAAGGCGGCCGTGGCGGCGACGAAGGCGGCCGTGGCGGCGACAGGCCCCGTGGTGGCGTGCACGCCGGTGGTGGCGGCATGGCGATGACCGGTGGCGGTCTGGCCGCCGGCTCGGCGCTGCTGCTCGGCGGTGTCGGTGTCGGTGCGTACAAGCTGCGCCGCCGCCAGTCGACGGGTGGCGCGATGGTCTGACCGGGCCAGCCCCAGCCGGTCGTTTCGTTGTCGCGGCCGCTGCCCCTCGGGGCGGCGGCCGCGGCGGCTGCGTTTCCCCCTTGATAAGCCCCGGATAAGCCCCGGACCGATCCCAGGACCCGACCCCGGACCGAACCCCTCCCCCTCGACACCGCACAACCGAAAGGCACGTTCCCATGGCCGCCCCGCAGTCGACCGGCTCCACCCCCACCCGGACTGCCCCCCGAACCACACTGGGCCGCGCCCTGATGTGGCCCGCCGTGGCAGCCGGGCTCGGCATGGTCCTCATCTACAACTCCTTCGGCACCTCGGTCGACGACAAGCCGCCGGCCCTGCCCGCAGCCGTTTCGTCCGCCGCCCCCGAGGTCCTCGGCTCCCACGCCGCGCCCGCCCCCGTCACCTCGTCGAAGGCCACCGTCGGCCCGGCGATGTCGCGTTCCGTCCCGAAGCGGCTCCGGATCCCGGCCATCGCCGTCGACGCTCCGTTCACCGATCTGTCCATCGGCGCCACCGGTCGGCTGGACGCGCCGCCCCCCAACGACAGGAACCTGGTCGGCTGGTTCAAGGACGGCGCCACCCCCGGCGAGCGCGGTGCCGCGATCGTGGCGGGTCATGTCGACACGATGACCGGTCCGGCCGTGTTCCTCCAGCTCCGGTTCCTCGGCCCCGGCTCCCAGGTCGACATCACCCGCGCCGACGGCTCGGTCGCCACGTTCAAGGTCGACTCCGTCGAGCAGTTCAGCAAGGCGAAGTTCCCGGACGACCGGGTCTACGCCGACACCAACTCCGCCGAGTTGCGCCTGATCACCTGCGGAGGCGCGTACAACAAGACCGCCAAGGACTACGAGGACAACGTGGTGGTCTTCGCCCACCTCGACACCTTCAAGAAGGGCTGACCAGCAGTCACCGACGGTGCGGCACAACCATCCACCGGGCCGCGAGGTCGTACGGGGCAGTACGGAATCCGATTCCGTACTGCCCCGACTGACCTCCCGAGCACCGGAGTTGACCGACGTGCCTGCACTCTCCCACCGCCGCCGCCTGGCCATCGCGGCCGGCATCGCCCTGGTCGCCGGAGCCGTCGCGGCACCCGCCGGCCATGCCGCCACGAAGTCCTCCGCCCCGACCGAACGCTCGTCCGTCACCGCGAAGGCGCCGAGCAGTAAGCGGCTGCACGACGACTTCAACGGCGACGGCTACCCGGACGTCGCCGTGGGCGCCCCCATGGCCGTTCTCGGCGACCCGGAGGCCGGCGCGGGCGCCGTGAGCGTCCTCTTCGGCGGCCCCGAAGGCCTGTCCTCCGCCCACAAGCAGGTGCTGACCTGGCCGAACCGTCCGGACATCAACAACCCGGAGGACGCCCGCTACGGCACGAACCTGCGCAGCGCCGACCTGGACCATGACGGTTACGCGGATCTCGTCAGCCGCCTCTGGGCGTACAGAACCGACGGCGACAAGGGCACAGTGGTGGCCGTCAACTGGGGTGGCGCGTCGGGCCTTTCGAAGAACGCCACGCTCCTGAAGCCCGTCCCCGGCGACCAGATCGACGGCACCGGCGACCTGGACGTGGGCGACGTGGACGGTGACGGCGTCGCCGACATCGCGGTGGGCGACGTACGGCGTGGTGGCCACGTCCTGCACGGTCCGATCAGCCGCACCGGCCAGTGGAGCAGGGCCAGTTCGTTCTCGGTCGACGGCACCGCCGTGATCGACACCTCGGAGATCGCCGTGGGTGACGTGACCGGCGACGGCGTGGGCGATCTGGTGATCCTCGGCTTCGGCCCGGAGGACCCGTGGCAGCAGCACACGTACCTGCTGAAGAGCAGCCGCACCGGTTTCGCCGCCCCGGTCGAGATCAAGGACGCGGCCGGGGCGGCTGTCGGCGGCACCACCGTGGGCATCGCCGACCTGGACAAGGACGGCCACGGGGACATCGTCATCGGGCGCGACAACGATTGGGCGCAGGCGGAGCCCCCCATGAGGAAGGGCGGCTCGCTCTTCGTCTCGTACGGCGGCCCGAAGGGGCAGAGCACCACCCGCAAGCCCGTCTGGATCGACCAGGACACCGAAGGCGTCTCGGGTACGGCCGAGTTCCACGACCGGATGGGTTACAGCCTGGCGCTGGGCGACACGGACGGCGACGGCTACCCCGACATCGCCACCGGCCTGCCGGGCGAGCGGATCAACGGCATCGCCGAAGCCGGCCGGGTCCTGGTGTTCAAGGGCGGCCCGAAGGGCGTGAGCGGCGCGGGCTCCAAGGAGTTCGGCCAGTACACGGCCGGGGTTCCGGGTGTCGCCGAGGCGGGCGACCAGTTCGGCGAGGCCCTCGCGCTGGGCGACTACGACGGCAAGGGCCGCACCGAGATGGTGGTCGGCGACCCGGCGGAGAACGGCAGCAGGGGCGCCCTGTGGATCTTCCGTACGGATGCCACCGGCATCATCGCCAAGGGTTCCGTCTCGTTCGGCGCGGCCACGATCGGCGCGCCGGCCGGCCCGTCCCGCTTCAGTGAGACGCTGACGGGCTGACCCCACGGTCGGTGCGCTCTGTACGGACCGCACCGACGCATCAAATTCCTGAATCCACGACCCCGGCAAAATGACCCCAGAACGGGCCAATTGCCGTTCTCCTGTGGTCAGTTGTTGCGCTCAGACCGATCCGGCATCGACGACCGGCGCACACCTCTTGACGTTCGCCGCGCGGCGGCGGAACCATCGAAGCCTGCTGGGAGAGCGCTCTCAGAGCGCTCTCTCCGCAGTTCGTCGTGCACTCGGAACCACGACTCAGGAGAAGTGTTCTCATGCATGCTCCCCCCACAGCACCTCCACGCCACCGGACCCGCGTTCTCGGATTCGCCGCCATCGCCGCCGCGCTGCTCATCGCCCTCCCCACCGCCCCGGCCGCCCACGGCCAGGACACGCGGGAGATCGTCGGCGGTGGCGATCTGGGCCCCGCCGTCATGGTCTTCGACCCTTCCACCCCCGACATCCAGGGCAAGGTCGACGAAGTCTTCAGGAAGCAGGAGTCGGCGCAGTTCGGCGACGGTCGCTACGCGTTGTTCTTCAAGCCGGGCACGTACAACAACATCAATGCGCAGATCGGCTTCTACACCTCGATCGCCGGGCTGGGACTGAACCCGGACGACACCACGTTCAACGGCGATGTGACGGTCGACGCCGGCTGGTTCAACGGGAACGCGACCCAGAACTTCTGGCGGTCGGCGGAGAACCTGGCCCTCAACCCGGTGAACGGCACCGACCGCTGGGCCGTCGCCCAGGCCGCACCGTTCCGCCGGATGCACGTCAGGGGCGGGCTGAACCTCGCACCCGACGGATACGGCTGGGCGAGCGGCGGGTACATCGCCGACAGCAGGATCGACGGCCAGGTCGCGCCGTACTCGCAGCAGCAGTGGTACACCCGGGACAGTTCGGTCGGCGGCTGGAGCAACGGCGTCTGGAACATGACGTTCTCCGGCGTCGACGGCGCGCCCGCGCAGAGTTTCCCGGAGCCTCCGTACACCACGCTCGACACGACGCCCGTCTCGCGCGAGAAGCCGTTCCTCTACCTCGACGGTGACACGTACAAGGTGTTCGTCCCTGCCGAGCGCACCGGTGCACGCGGCACTTCATGGGGTCACGGCGCACCGCAGGGCGAGTCGATACCTCTGGACCAGTTCTACGTCGTGAAGCCGGGCGCGAGCGCCGAGACCATCAACGCGGCCGTCCAGCAGGGCCTGCATCTGCTCTTCACGCCCGGTGTCCACCACGTCGACCGGCCCATCGAGATCAACCGCGCCGACACGGTCGCTCTCGGCCTGGGCCTGGCGACGATCATCCCGGACAACGGGGTCACCGCCATCAAGGTCGGCGACGTGGACGGCGTGAAACTGGCCGGTCTGCTCGTCGACGCCGGTCCGGTCAACTCGAACACACTGATCGAGGTCGGCCCCGAGGGATCGTCCGCCAGTCACGCCGGCAATCCGACGTCGCTCCAGGACGTGTTCGTACGCATCGGCGGTGCCGGACCCGGCAAGGCGACCACCAGCCTCGTCGTGAACAGCAACGACACGATCATCGACCACACCTGGCTCTGGCGCGCGGACCATGGTGAAGGCATCGGCTGGGAGACCAACCGGGCGGACTACGGGCTCCGGGTGAACGGTGACAATGTGCTGGCCACCGGCCTGTTCGTGGAGCACTTCAACAAGTACGACGTGGAGTGGGCGGGCGAGAACGGCCGGACGATCTTCTTCCAGAACGAGAAGTCGTACGACGCCCCGAACCAGGCGGCCATCCAGAACGGCAGCACCAAGGGTTTCGCGGCCTACAAGGTCGACGACTCCGTCACCACCCACGAGGGCTGGGGCCTGGGCAGCTACTGCTACTTCAACGTCGACCCGACGATCCGTCAGGACCATGGTTTCCAGGCGCCGGTGAAACCGGGCGTGCGGTTCCACGATCTGCTGGTGGTCTCGCTCGGCGGCAAGGGCCAGTACGAGCACGTCATCAACGACACCGGCTCTCCCACATCGGGATCGGACACCGTTCCGTCGAAGGTGGTGTCGTTCCCGTAGGCACCGGGAACGAGGAGGGGCCCGGTCATCACGACCGGGTCCCACCGGCGTCGCCGCCCCGTACACGGAATCTCGCTGTCGCGCACGGGGACGCGCAGGCGGGATCTCCGTCAGGAGCGGACGGCGGGCAGCTTCTCCTCGACCCGTGGGGCGAGTTCGTCGAGGCCCTTGCAGAGGTCCTGCTGAGTGGGTTCGACGTCGGAGACACCCAGGAACTCCGACAGTCTCAGCTCGGCGGACGACGAGCCGTCGATCTCGAAGACCAGCCCGCATGTGACGTCCGTGCCGGGCGTCGTGTTCCGCCAGACCCGGCGGCCGTTGACGGCCGACCGCTCGGAGATCCTCTCCCCGGAGCGCGAGCCGAGGGCCGCCACCCCATGTTCGGCGGACTGCTTCTGGAGCGTCAGGACCAGGACGGTGCTCGCGTCCTCGAAGAACTTCGTGCCCTCCCACATGCAGCCGCCCGGAGTGGTGAGCGGCGCGGCGTCATGGAGCTGGTACTCGTGGAGTTCGTCCTCGGTGAAGAAGTCGCACGGTTTGATCTCCGCGATGCCGGAGGGGCGCGGCGGAGGCGGCGCCGGCTCCGACGAACAGGCGGTGAGCGCGCCGCACGTGGATAACAGCACGACGCAGGCGATCAATAGATCCCGACCCCTCATGCACCCACTCCTCGCAGGTCTTTGTGTCCCGCGCCGAGGGTACGTCCCGCCCCCTCCCCTTGCCCACCCGCTACCCCCGGGCACTGAGGCTTTTCGTCCTGCTGCTGGGACGCGCGGATGGGTCCGGGGCCGTTCGCCGGCCCTACAGCCAGCCCTTCTCGCGCGCGATGCGGACCGCTTCCGCGCGGTTGCGGGCCGCCAGTTTCTGGATGGCCATGGAGAGGTAGTTGCGGACCGTTCCCTGGGAGAGGTGGAGTGCGGCGGCGATCTCCGCGTTGGTGGAGCCGTCCGCCGCCGTGCGCAGTACGTCGCGTTCGCGGTCGGTGAGGGGGCTGGCGCCGTCGGCGAGGGCCGCTGCGGCGAGTGTGGGGTCGATGACGCGTTCGCCGGCGAGTACCTTCCGCACCGCTGCGGCCAGTTGGGAGGCCGGGGCGTCCTTCACCAGGAAGGCGTCGGCGCCCGACTCCATGGCCCGGCGGAGGTACCCGGGGCGGCCGAAGGTGGTGACGACGACGACCTTCACGGCCGGGAGCTCGCGTTGCAGGGCCGCCGCCGCGTCGATGCCGGTCATGCCGGGCATCTCGATGTCCAGGAGCGCCACGTCGATGTCGTGCTCGTGGGCGGCGGCCAGCACCTCGTCACCGCGGGCGACCTGGGCCACCACCTCGATGTCGGGTTCCAGGCCGAGGAGTGCCGCGAGAGCCTCGCGCACCATGGACTGGTCCTCGGCGAGGAGGAGTCTGATCATGCTCATTCCGTGGATCCTAGGCCGGAATCGAGCGGAACGCTCAGGGTCAGGGTGAAGCCTTTGCCCGAACCGGAGCCGGAGCCCGAACGGAAGTTGCCCGCCGCGGTGATCAGCGTGCCGTCGACCGTGGCGAGGCGTTCGCCGATGCCGGTGAGGCCGTTGCCCGGCTTCGTGCCCCCGGGGCCGACGCCGTCGTCCGAGACGGTGAGTTCGAGGACCTTGCCGTCCAGGGTCTGGCGCGGGGCGAGGGTGACCGTGCAGTGGCGGGCCCCGCTGTGGCGTACGACGTTGGTGACGGCTTCCCGCAGCGCCCAGGCGAGCACCTCCTCCGGCTTCTCGGGGAGGTCGTCGGGGGCCTCGGCCGGGACGTCGGCGGTGATGCCCGCGGCGGCGAGTGCGGTGCGGGCGCCCGCGAGTTCGCCGGGGAGGGTCGGGCGGCGGTAGCCGGTGACCGCGCCGCGTACGTCGATCAGGGCCTGGCGGCTGACCTGTTCGATGTCCGCGACCTGGGCGGCCGCCTGTTCCGGGTGGTCGGGGAGCATCCGGCCGGCCAGCTCGCTCTTGAGCGTGATCAGGGAGAGCGAGTGGCCGAGCAGGTCGTGCAGATCGCGGGCGAGCCTGAGTCGTTCCTCGTTGGCGGCGAGCTGGGCGACGGTGGCGCGGGCCTCGCGCAGCTCGATCGTCGTACGGATCATCTGCCGCACGCCGGTCATCGAGAACCCGCCGAGCAGCGCCGGGAAGACCAGTGCGGTGATGACCTCGCGGGGGTGGTCGCCGGTCAGGCCCATGCCGACCAGGACGGCCGTGACGACGGGGATCAGCCAACGGGCCGTCCGCAGCGGCAGGGTGGCGCCGACGGAGACCGCCACGTACACGAAGAGGACCAGCCACGGGGTGCCGAGCGTCAGGGTGAGGATGACGGAGAGGGCGCCGAGGAAGGCGATCGTGGAGTGGACGAGACGACGGTCCAGGGGCTTGGCCGTGTGGCGGAAGACCAGGAGCAGGTAGGCCCCGACGAAGGTCAGCAGGCCGAGCGTGCCGAGCACCGTCGCCCAGAAGGTGTGGTTCCCGTCGGCCAGGTCCTTGACCGGGGCGCTCATGAACGCGAGCCAGATACCGACCCAGAACAGCTTGATCCAGACCTGCTTGCGGTTCGTGGGCGGGCGCCCGACGCCCACGGACGTCTCGTCGTCGTTCACGCCTTCAAGGTGTCCTTCCGGTAGAGCCAGGCCGCGCCGCCCGCGAAGATCAGGAAGTAGGCGCAGAGAATGGCGACGTCCTTGGTGTGCGGCGAACCGCCCATCTCGATCGCCTGGCCGAGAGAAGCGTACGCGTGCGTGGGCAGCCACTCGGAGATGTTCTGGAGCCACTGCGGGAAGGTCGCGCTGGGCATCCACAGGCCGCCGAGGATGGAGAGCCCGAAGTAGATGATCATGGTGAGCGGACGGACCGCGTCCCCGCTGGCGAGGTAGCCGATGGCGACCCCGAGCGCGGCGAAGACCAGCGAACCGGCCCAGATGACCCCGGCCAGCGCGAACCACTGCCAGGTCTCGACCCGTACGTGCTTGACGGCGGCGGCGACCAGGAAGACCACCACGATGCAGGGCAGGGTGACCATCGCCGCGCTGGCGATCTTCGCCAGGACGTAGCCGCGGCTGGGCAGTGCGGTGAGCCGCAGCTGGCGGACCCAGCCCTTCTCGCGCTCCTTGGCGATGCGTTCGCTGTTGCCCATGAGGACGGCGGTCAGCGCGCCGAAGGAGGCCATCGAAACCATGAAGAAGGCCTGGAAGGTGAGATCGGTGTGCGGGATCCGGTCGGAGGTGTTCTGGGTGTTGGAGATCAGCAGATAGATCACCGACGGATAGATGACCGAGAAGAACATGAACTTCTTGTTCCGCAGGGTGCGGGTCACTTCGAGCCTGATCAACGCCCATGAAAAGAAACTCAGCATGCGGTCCTGGCCTCCTCGGCCTCGGTGATGGCGACGAAGGCCTGTTCCAGGCCGAGTCCCGCGACTTCGAGTTCGCGCGGGTAGAGACCGAGTCCGTAGACGGCGTGGACGGTCGCGTCGGCGTCGTGCGACTGGATCCGGACCCGGTTGCCGGTGATGTCGAGCGCGGCGAGGAACGGCAGGCCGCGCAGGGCCGCTTCGTCGACCGGACCCTCCAGCTCGAAGGAGATCCGGCGGGCTCCGGCCTTCGCCTTGATCTCGGCGGCGGTGCCGTCGGCGAGCAGCCGGCCCTTGTGGAGGACGAGGACGCGGTCGGCGATCGCGTCGGCCTCTTCGAGGTAGTGGGTGGCGAACAGGACGGTACGGCCCTGCTCGGCCTGCTCGCGCATGGTGGCCCAGAAGGCCTGGCGGGCGGTGACGTCCATGCCGGTGGTCGGCTCGTCGAGGACGATCAGGTCGTTGGCGCCCGCGGTGGCGAGCGCGAAGCGGACGCGCTGTTCCTGACCTCCGGAGAGCTTGTTGACCATCCGGTCGGCGATCTGCGC contains the following coding sequences:
- a CDS encoding translation factor GTPase family protein; translation: MYTLNLGILAHVDAGKTSLTERLLHTAGVIDEIGSVDDGSTQTDSLALERQRGITIKSAVVSFAVDDITVNLIDTPGHPDFIAEVERVLNVLDGAVLVISAVEGVQAQTRVLMRTLRRLRIPTLVFVNKVDRGGARDEAVLRSIAEKLTPAVVAMGSVDRPGGRDARCTPYTGADAGFTDRLTELLADHDDALLDAYVSNAAALPYSRLREELAAQTGRALVHPVYFGSAITGAGVDALVSGVRELLPASGGDPGGPVSGTVFKVERGPGGEKTAYVRMFSGTVRIRDRLPFGRGDGRAEGKVTGISVFDRGSAVRGAAVGAGRIAKLRGLGGIRVGDPVGDPVGVPDTTAPGRWFAPPTLESVVVPCPPASRGELHFALAQLAEQDPLINLRQDDVRKEVSVSLYGEVQKEVIQATLADEFGIGVTFRETTTICLERPNGSGAAHEIIGRSGNPFLATIGLRVDPAPVGSGITYRLEVELGSMPFSLMRAVEETVTETLRQGLRGWQVTDCVVTMTHSGYWAPLSTAGDFRNLTPLVLMSALKQAGTTVHEPIHRFRLELPADLLSPVLPVLAQVRAVPGTPAPHGSVYVLEGEIPAARVHELQQQLPALTRGEGVLESGFDCYRAVVGTPPDRPRADRDPLDRKEYLLRTVRRVAAGGDVR
- a CDS encoding class F sortase, giving the protein MAAPQSTGSTPTRTAPRTTLGRALMWPAVAAGLGMVLIYNSFGTSVDDKPPALPAAVSSAAPEVLGSHAAPAPVTSSKATVGPAMSRSVPKRLRIPAIAVDAPFTDLSIGATGRLDAPPPNDRNLVGWFKDGATPGERGAAIVAGHVDTMTGPAVFLQLRFLGPGSQVDITRADGSVATFKVDSVEQFSKAKFPDDRVYADTNSAELRLITCGGAYNKTAKDYEDNVVVFAHLDTFKKG
- a CDS encoding FG-GAP-like repeat-containing protein, translated to MPALSHRRRLAIAAGIALVAGAVAAPAGHAATKSSAPTERSSVTAKAPSSKRLHDDFNGDGYPDVAVGAPMAVLGDPEAGAGAVSVLFGGPEGLSSAHKQVLTWPNRPDINNPEDARYGTNLRSADLDHDGYADLVSRLWAYRTDGDKGTVVAVNWGGASGLSKNATLLKPVPGDQIDGTGDLDVGDVDGDGVADIAVGDVRRGGHVLHGPISRTGQWSRASSFSVDGTAVIDTSEIAVGDVTGDGVGDLVILGFGPEDPWQQHTYLLKSSRTGFAAPVEIKDAAGAAVGGTTVGIADLDKDGHGDIVIGRDNDWAQAEPPMRKGGSLFVSYGGPKGQSTTRKPVWIDQDTEGVSGTAEFHDRMGYSLALGDTDGDGYPDIATGLPGERINGIAEAGRVLVFKGGPKGVSGAGSKEFGQYTAGVPGVAEAGDQFGEALALGDYDGKGRTEMVVGDPAENGSRGALWIFRTDATGIIAKGSVSFGAATIGAPAGPSRFSETLTG
- a CDS encoding coagulation factor 5/8 type domain-containing protein — translated: MHAPPTAPPRHRTRVLGFAAIAAALLIALPTAPAAHGQDTREIVGGGDLGPAVMVFDPSTPDIQGKVDEVFRKQESAQFGDGRYALFFKPGTYNNINAQIGFYTSIAGLGLNPDDTTFNGDVTVDAGWFNGNATQNFWRSAENLALNPVNGTDRWAVAQAAPFRRMHVRGGLNLAPDGYGWASGGYIADSRIDGQVAPYSQQQWYTRDSSVGGWSNGVWNMTFSGVDGAPAQSFPEPPYTTLDTTPVSREKPFLYLDGDTYKVFVPAERTGARGTSWGHGAPQGESIPLDQFYVVKPGASAETINAAVQQGLHLLFTPGVHHVDRPIEINRADTVALGLGLATIIPDNGVTAIKVGDVDGVKLAGLLVDAGPVNSNTLIEVGPEGSSASHAGNPTSLQDVFVRIGGAGPGKATTSLVVNSNDTIIDHTWLWRADHGEGIGWETNRADYGLRVNGDNVLATGLFVEHFNKYDVEWAGENGRTIFFQNEKSYDAPNQAAIQNGSTKGFAAYKVDDSVTTHEGWGLGSYCYFNVDPTIRQDHGFQAPVKPGVRFHDLLVVSLGGKGQYEHVINDTGSPTSGSDTVPSKVVSFP
- a CDS encoding DUF3558 family protein, translating into MLLSTCGALTACSSEPAPPPPRPSGIAEIKPCDFFTEDELHEYQLHDAAPLTTPGGCMWEGTKFFEDASTVLVLTLQKQSAEHGVAALGSRSGERISERSAVNGRRVWRNTTPGTDVTCGLVFEIDGSSSAELRLSEFLGVSDVEPTQQDLCKGLDELAPRVEEKLPAVRS
- a CDS encoding response regulator transcription factor gives rise to the protein MSMIRLLLAEDQSMVREALAALLGLEPDIEVVAQVARGDEVLAAAHEHDIDVALLDIEMPGMTGIDAAAALQRELPAVKVVVVTTFGRPGYLRRAMESGADAFLVKDAPASQLAAAVRKVLAGERVIDPTLAAAALADGASPLTDRERDVLRTAADGSTNAEIAAALHLSQGTVRNYLSMAIQKLAARNRAEAVRIAREKGWL
- a CDS encoding sensor histidine kinase yields the protein MNDDETSVGVGRPPTNRKQVWIKLFWVGIWLAFMSAPVKDLADGNHTFWATVLGTLGLLTFVGAYLLLVFRHTAKPLDRRLVHSTIAFLGALSVILTLTLGTPWLVLFVYVAVSVGATLPLRTARWLIPVVTAVLVGMGLTGDHPREVITALVFPALLGGFSMTGVRQMIRTTIELREARATVAQLAANEERLRLARDLHDLLGHSLSLITLKSELAGRMLPDHPEQAAAQVADIEQVSRQALIDVRGAVTGYRRPTLPGELAGARTALAAAGITADVPAEAPDDLPEKPEEVLAWALREAVTNVVRHSGARHCTVTLAPRQTLDGKVLELTVSDDGVGPGGTKPGNGLTGIGERLATVDGTLITAAGNFRSGSGSGSGKGFTLTLSVPLDSGLGSTE
- a CDS encoding ABC transporter permease — translated: MLSFFSWALIRLEVTRTLRNKKFMFFSVIYPSVIYLLISNTQNTSDRIPHTDLTFQAFFMVSMASFGALTAVLMGNSERIAKEREKGWVRQLRLTALPSRGYVLAKIASAAMVTLPCIVVVFLVAAAVKHVRVETWQWFALAGVIWAGSLVFAALGVAIGYLASGDAVRPLTMIIYFGLSILGGLWMPSATFPQWLQNISEWLPTHAYASLGQAIEMGGSPHTKDVAILCAYFLIFAGGAAWLYRKDTLKA